The following are encoded together in the Zingiber officinale cultivar Zhangliang chromosome 8A, Zo_v1.1, whole genome shotgun sequence genome:
- the LOC122011326 gene encoding polygalacturonase ADPG1-like encodes MAILFLLPPIALPATFDVINYGAIGDGKTDDSQAFLRAWAAVCKDASATPSVLNIGFKTFLINAVLNFMGPCKPSSITVQITGVIVAPGTGIIDGKGQAWWDKCRSGCILGPAQVLMNGCNNLVVKGLKLVNSQRSHLAITNCNDVLLSQLTITSPGDSPNTDGIDVSNSRRIRIEWSTIATGDDCIAINRGTYQINITGIACGPGHGISIGSLGKDKSSSEEVTDVIVKQCNFTRTTNGVRIKTWQGGVGFASRIIFEDINFISTRNPIIIDQTYCDKPYGYCKNVPGAVKVTGVTYQRMHGTSPDPVAVTLTCSPLAPCSGIVMKEVMIRRDDGGATSSFCSNALGSIGKECQPKVNCLTTTS; translated from the exons ATGGCgattctcttccttcttcctcccatCGCTTTGCCTGCTACCTTCGACGTGATCAACTACGGTGCCATTGGAGACGGCAAAACAGACGATTCTCAGGCATTTTTACGAGCATGGGCGGCGGTCTGCAAAGATGCATCAGCGACGCCCTCTGTTCTAAACATCGGATTCAAAACTTTCTTGATCAATGCTGTTCTTAACTTCATGGGCCCATGCAAGCCTTCCTCCATCACTGTCCag ATAACTGGAGTTATAGTAGCCCCGG GAACAGGAATCATAGATGGTAAAGGTCAAGCTTGGTGGGACAAGTGCCGAAGT GGTTGCATTCTTGGCCCCGCC CAAGTTTTGATGAACGGATGTAATAATTTGGTGGTGAAGGGTTTGAAGCTGGTGAACAGCCAACGATCGCATTTGGCCATCACCAACTGCAACGATGTTCTGTTGTCTCAACTAACCATCACTTCGCCGGGGGATAGCCCCAACACTGACGGCATCGACGTCTCCAACTCTCGTCGAATCCGGATCGAATGGTCAACCATCGCCACAGGCGATGACTGCATCGCCATCAACCGGGGCACCTACCAAATCAACATCACCGGGATTGCTTGCGGCCCCGGCCATGGCATAAG CATAGGGAGCTTAGGAAAGGATAAAAGCTCGTCTGAGGAAGTGACGGATGTGATCGTGAAGCAGTGCAATTTTACGAGAACCACGAACGGCGTACGAATCAAGACATGGCAGGGCGGAGTGGGTTTTGCAAGTAGAATCATATTCGAAGACATCAACTTCATTTCTACCCGAAATCCTATCATCATCGATCAAACTTACTGTGACAAGCCTTATGGATACTGCAAGAACGTG CCAGGTGCAGTGAAAGTGACAGGAGTGACGTACCAGCGGATGCATGGCACATCGCCAGATCCGGTGGCTGTGACATTGACCTGCAGCCCTTTGGCTCCTTGCTCCGGCATTGTTATGAAGGAAGTGATGATTAGGAGAGATGACGGTGGCGCCACCTCCTCCTTTTGTAGCAACGCCTTGGGATCCATCGGCAAAGAATGCCAGCCTAAAGTCAATTGCCTGACAACCACCTCCTAA
- the LOC122011327 gene encoding pentatricopeptide repeat-containing protein At1g26900, mitochondrial-like yields MPAPCNLIDAAHRFPLLSRLLRTSRLTPLQLRQSHACMLKTGLHLLPLPVSKLLAAASSLAEPAYALSIFHCIASPCLFHHTAVLRSLSSAPGARSVADAFSLFRSLHASPGLVLNQFVFIPTVKVLAQGLRLQLGRQLHALALKLGFLLYVNVRNTLIHLYCRCGRVSDDGLHLFDEMPLRNDRVIPLGKVV; encoded by the coding sequence ATGCCGGCGCCATGCAACTTGATCGACGCCGCCCATCGCTTCCCTCTTCTCTCGCGCCTCCTCCGCACTTCCCGTCTGACGCCCTTGCAGCTCCGGCAGTCCCACGCCTGCATGCTCAAGACCGGCCTCCACCTCCTCCCCCTCCCCGTCAGCAAGCTCCTCGCCGCCGCATCCTCCCTCGCCGAACCCGCCTACGCCCTCTCCATCTTCCACTGCATCGCCTCCCCCTGCCTTTTCCACCACACTGCAGTCCTTCGGAGCCTCTCCTCCGCCCCCGGCGCCCGCTCCGTGGCCGACGCCTTCTCCCTCTTCCGCTCCCTCCACGCCTCCCCCGGCCTGGTGCTGAACCAGTTCGTTTTCATTCCCACCGTCAAGGTTCTCGCCCAAGGCCTCCGCCTCCAGCTCGGGAGGCAGCTCCACGCCCTGGCGCTCAAACTCGGCTTTCTCCTCTACGTCAACGTCAGGAACACCTTGATCCATCTCTACTGCCGCTGCGGCCGTGTTTCAGACGACGGACTCCATCTGTTCGACGAAATGCCCCTTCGAAATGACAGAGTTATTCCATTGGGTAAGGTTGTTTGA